From a single Lentisphaera profundi genomic region:
- a CDS encoding c-type cytochrome, with amino-acid sequence MKQTFIALTFFLLSSCQSPQEFNQLSQNTQNQIQQCNNCHSKGQSVGAPSLLGLEEKYINAQVKKYKLGIRGNSSSSKEAIAMGKAILHIDEYELKQINRWFAHQQALKSSEIKVTHKVGQELYEQKCYGCHEGSIGKFFTGSPSLQHLESWYIVKQCQDFMEGRRGNHPDDKKGRKMAERIKQVSMEELREIATFLAN; translated from the coding sequence ATGAAACAAACATTCATTGCATTAACATTTTTCCTCCTAAGCTCCTGTCAAAGCCCACAGGAATTCAATCAACTCAGCCAAAATACTCAAAATCAGATACAGCAATGCAATAACTGTCACTCAAAGGGCCAGTCCGTCGGAGCCCCTAGTTTACTAGGATTAGAGGAAAAATATATAAATGCCCAAGTCAAAAAATATAAACTGGGAATTCGAGGAAATTCTAGCTCTTCAAAAGAAGCCATAGCTATGGGTAAAGCCATCCTCCATATTGATGAATATGAACTAAAGCAAATCAATAGATGGTTTGCTCACCAACAAGCTCTGAAATCGAGTGAGATAAAAGTTACCCACAAGGTGGGTCAAGAACTTTATGAGCAAAAATGTTATGGCTGCCACGAAGGTAGCATTGGGAAATTCTTTACTGGCAGCCCCTCGCTTCAGCACCTTGAGTCCTGGTATATCGTTAAGCAATGCCAAGACTTCATGGAAGGTCGACGCGGAAATCATCCAGATGACAAAAAAGGTCGAAAAATGGCTGAACGCATCAAGCAAGTTTCTATGGAAGAACTCAGAGAAATCGCCACATTCCTAGCCAACTAA
- a CDS encoding Dabb family protein, translating into MLVHTVFFWLKEDLNEEQKAAFFTGLETLKEIPCSGPVMTGTPSATNKRPVIDDSYDFGLTCVFNSVEEHDVYQTHDIHQKFISGCAQYWSQVKVYDYD; encoded by the coding sequence ATGTTAGTCCATACAGTATTTTTCTGGTTAAAAGAAGATTTAAATGAAGAGCAAAAAGCCGCTTTTTTTACGGGCTTAGAAACTTTGAAAGAAATCCCTTGTTCAGGTCCAGTGATGACAGGGACTCCATCTGCCACAAATAAACGTCCTGTTATTGATGATAGCTATGATTTTGGATTGACTTGTGTTTTCAATAGTGTTGAAGAACACGATGTCTATCAAACGCACGATATTCATCAGAAATTTATTTCAGGATGTGCACAGTATTGGTCTCAGGTAAAAGTTTATGACTACGATTAA